The window TTGACCACAGCGCGTGGTCACAGCAGAAAACGGCGCGTGATGTCGAGCCGACTGACAAGCGCATCGAGCGCGATACCGCCGGAGTCTGGCACGTCTATACCTTCGAAGAAGCCAGAGCCGTATTGCGCAGCGGAGATACCAAACAGGCTGGCTTCGGCGCACAGTTCTTCGAGATGTTCACCACCTCAAAGAATCAGGGTATCCTCTACATGGAAGGGCAGCCGCACCACGAACAGCGCCGGAAAACCGCGCGCTTCTTCACACCCAAAGCCGTCAGCGCAAACTATCGCCCACTCATGGAACGCCTCTCAGACAAACTCGTCGCTGGCCTTCGGCGGAAAAAGCGCGCCGATCTCAGCCAGATCAGCTTTGCGCTTGCCCTTCAGGTCGCCGCTCAAGTGGTTGGCCTCACTAACAGCCGCTTGCCGGGGATGGATAAGCGGCTCGAAGGCTTTTTCAAGGGCGCGGGAATCATGCAGCCTGGCAGCAAGCCCCTGGCAACCATCCGTTTTATGTGGCGGCAGCGCCGCGTAATCAGCTTCTTCTTCCTGGATGTCAAACCCGCCATCAACGCCCGCAGACGCAAGCCCCAGGAAGACGTGATCTCCCACCTGATCTCCCAGGACTATACCGATCAGGAAATCCTCAACGAATGCCTCACCTACGCAGCCGCCGGTATGGTCACAACACGTGAATTCATCAGCGTAGCTGCCTGGCACTTCCTCGAACACCCCGAACTGTGTGAGCGTTATCTGGCCGCCCCCGAAGAGGACCGTTACGAAATGCTGCACGAAACCCTGCGCCTGGAACCCGTCATCGGCCACCTCATGCGTCGCGCCACCGCCGATGTCGCCATCCAAAGCAGCGGCGCGCCCGTAACTATTCCCCAGGGAGACTTCATCAACGTCCACATCTACGCAGCCAATGCCGAAGAAAGCGTCGTCGGCGACCATCCCCTGGAACTCTGCCCTGGGCGCGCCATCAACGGAGACAACATCCCCTCCATGCTCATGAGCTTTGGCGACGGACATCACCGCTGCCCAGGAGCCTACCTCGCCATTCAAGAGACGGATATATTATTGCAACGGCTCCTG of the Ktedonobacterales bacterium genome contains:
- a CDS encoding cytochrome P450, translating into MQTAQGDSSTPEPTQTPTDGPVDHSAWSQQKTARDVEPTDKRIERDTAGVWHVYTFEEARAVLRSGDTKQAGFGAQFFEMFTTSKNQGILYMEGQPHHEQRRKTARFFTPKAVSANYRPLMERLSDKLVAGLRRKKRADLSQISFALALQVAAQVVGLTNSRLPGMDKRLEGFFKGAGIMQPGSKPLATIRFMWRQRRVISFFFLDVKPAINARRRKPQEDVISHLISQDYTDQEILNECLTYAAAGMVTTREFISVAAWHFLEHPELCERYLAAPEEDRYEMLHETLRLEPVIGHLMRRATADVAIQSSGAPVTIPQGDFINVHIYAANAEESVVGDHPLELCPGRAINGDNIPSMLMSFGDGHHRCPGAYLAIQETDILLQRLLTIPGLRIETKPTIGLMEIGQSYELRNFILAAD